The following coding sequences are from one Wenzhouxiangella sp. AB-CW3 window:
- the acs gene encoding acetate--CoA ligase: MANDKTYPVPDSMKDALYDRDRYREMYQASIDDPEGFWAEQARERLDWMKPFSKVKDVSWKKDDLHIRWFEDGTLNVTVNCLDRHLEKHGDETAIIWEGDDPDDDAHISYRELHEKVCRLANGLKDQGVKKGDRVTLYMPMIPEAAVAMLACARIGAVHSVVFGGFSPEALAGRIVDCESSAVITADEGIRGGKKVPLKNNVDKALASDEVTTVDKVVVVKRTGADIGWTEGRDVWYEDITANASAECEPEEMNAEDPLFILYTSGSTGKPKGVLHTTAGYLLYTALTHEAIFDYRPGEVYWCTADVGWITGHSYIVYGPLANRATTLMFEGVPNYPDHSRFWQVVDKHDVSIFYTAPTAIRALMREGDEPVTKTSRKSLRILGTVGEPINPQAWEWYHQVVGEGRCPIVDTWWQTETGGILISPLPGATDLKPGSATVPFFGIKPGLRDTEGKVLEGATSGALVITDSWPGQMRTVYGDHQRFIDTYFATFDQLYFTGDGARRDEDGYWWITGRMDDVLNVSGHRMGTAEIESALVAHPDVSEAAVVGFPHDIKGQGIYAYVTLTAGVEASDDLLGTLTQWVRERIGPIAKPDFIQFAPGLPKTRSGKIMRRILRKIAENDYSNLGDTSTLAEPAVVDDLIGNRKNR, encoded by the coding sequence ATGGCCAACGACAAGACCTACCCAGTACCCGACTCCATGAAAGACGCCTTATACGACCGCGACCGCTATCGCGAAATGTACCAGGCCTCGATCGACGACCCGGAAGGCTTCTGGGCCGAGCAGGCGCGTGAGCGACTGGACTGGATGAAGCCATTCAGCAAGGTCAAGGACGTGTCGTGGAAAAAGGATGACCTGCACATCCGCTGGTTCGAGGACGGCACCCTGAATGTCACCGTCAACTGCCTGGACCGTCACCTGGAAAAGCATGGCGACGAGACCGCTATCATCTGGGAGGGCGACGACCCCGACGACGACGCACACATCTCCTATCGCGAATTGCACGAGAAGGTCTGCCGCCTGGCCAACGGGCTGAAGGACCAGGGCGTGAAGAAAGGTGATCGCGTCACGCTCTACATGCCGATGATTCCCGAAGCGGCCGTGGCCATGCTGGCCTGCGCGCGCATCGGCGCGGTGCACTCGGTGGTCTTCGGCGGCTTCTCGCCCGAAGCGCTAGCCGGTCGTATCGTCGACTGCGAATCGTCGGCGGTGATAACTGCCGACGAAGGTATTCGCGGCGGCAAGAAGGTGCCACTGAAAAATAATGTCGACAAGGCACTGGCCAGCGACGAGGTCACCACGGTCGACAAGGTCGTGGTGGTCAAGCGCACCGGTGCCGACATCGGCTGGACCGAGGGTCGCGACGTCTGGTACGAGGACATCACCGCCAACGCCAGCGCCGAGTGCGAACCGGAAGAGATGAACGCCGAAGACCCGCTTTTCATCCTCTACACCTCCGGATCCACGGGCAAGCCGAAAGGCGTGCTGCATACCACCGCCGGCTACCTGCTCTACACCGCACTGACCCACGAGGCGATCTTCGACTATCGTCCCGGCGAGGTCTACTGGTGCACGGCCGATGTCGGCTGGATCACCGGCCACAGCTACATTGTCTATGGACCGCTGGCCAACCGCGCCACCACGCTGATGTTCGAGGGCGTGCCCAACTACCCCGATCATTCGCGCTTCTGGCAAGTGGTCGACAAACACGACGTGAGCATCTTCTACACCGCGCCGACGGCCATCCGCGCACTGATGCGAGAGGGTGACGAGCCGGTGACGAAAACCTCGCGCAAGTCCCTGCGCATCCTCGGCACGGTGGGCGAACCGATCAACCCGCAGGCCTGGGAGTGGTATCACCAGGTCGTCGGCGAGGGCCGTTGCCCCATCGTCGATACCTGGTGGCAGACCGAAACCGGCGGTATCCTGATCTCGCCACTGCCCGGGGCAACCGATCTCAAGCCCGGCTCGGCCACGGTGCCGTTTTTCGGTATCAAGCCGGGGCTGCGCGATACCGAAGGCAAGGTACTCGAAGGCGCCACCTCCGGCGCGCTGGTCATCACAGACTCCTGGCCGGGCCAGATGCGTACCGTCTACGGCGACCACCAGCGCTTCATCGACACCTACTTCGCGACCTTCGATCAGCTCTACTTCACCGGCGACGGCGCCCGTCGCGACGAGGACGGCTACTGGTGGATCACCGGGCGCATGGACGATGTGCTCAATGTCTCCGGTCACCGCATGGGCACTGCCGAAATCGAGTCTGCGCTGGTGGCCCACCCGGATGTCTCCGAGGCCGCCGTGGTCGGCTTCCCGCACGACATCAAGGGCCAGGGCATCTACGCCTACGTGACGCTCACCGCCGGCGTGGAAGCCAGCGACGACTTGCTCGGCACGCTCACCCAGTGGGTGCGGGAGCGCATCGGGCCGATCGCCAAACCGGACTTCATCCAGTTCGCGCCAGGCCTGCCCAAGACCCGTTCGGGCAAGATCATGCGACGCATTCTCAGGAAGATCGCCGAGAACGATTACAGCAACCTCGGCGACACCTCGACCCTAGCCGAACCGGCGGTGGTCGATGATCTGATTGGCAACCGGAAGAATCGATAG
- a CDS encoding DUF4212 domain-containing protein gives MSDDRSAAAYWKANIRVISICLVIWALVSIGFGIVLRPLLAMLPITIGGTDLGFWFAQQGSILTFIALIFYYTWYMNRLDREFGVDEQE, from the coding sequence ATGTCCGACGATAGATCCGCAGCCGCCTACTGGAAGGCGAACATCCGTGTCATATCCATCTGCCTGGTGATCTGGGCGCTGGTCTCGATCGGTTTCGGCATCGTGCTCAGGCCCTTGCTGGCCATGCTGCCGATCACCATCGGCGGCACCGACCTGGGCTTCTGGTTTGCCCAGCAGGGTTCGATCCTGACCTTCATCGCCCTGATTTTCTACTACACCTGGTACATGAACCGGCTCGATCGCGAGTTCGGCGTGGACGAGCAGGAATAA
- a CDS encoding response regulator transcription factor translates to MTTVIVADDHPLFREALGLALQKALGGVDIVEAGNMAELEQVSREHEQADLVLLDLHMPGVQGFSALIYLRAHHPELPVCIISANDSTVVMQRAMDHGAAAFIHKSASVDEIREALQSVLAGDICYPPELDTSATGTPSEELDIAGHIGELTPQQFRVLMMVAEGLLNKQIAFELDISEATVKAHMTAIFRKLGVSNRTHAVLLTQRLSVEAPNSSDARP, encoded by the coding sequence ATGACAACCGTCATCGTCGCCGACGATCATCCGCTGTTTCGCGAAGCGCTGGGGCTGGCGTTGCAGAAGGCGCTGGGCGGGGTCGATATCGTCGAGGCCGGCAACATGGCCGAGCTCGAACAGGTATCGCGCGAACACGAACAGGCCGACCTGGTTCTGCTCGACCTGCACATGCCCGGCGTGCAGGGCTTTTCGGCGCTGATCTACCTGCGCGCGCACCACCCCGAACTGCCGGTGTGCATCATCTCGGCCAACGACAGCACGGTGGTCATGCAGCGCGCGATGGACCACGGCGCCGCCGCCTTCATCCACAAGTCCGCGTCCGTGGATGAAATCCGCGAGGCCCTGCAAAGCGTACTGGCCGGCGACATCTGCTACCCGCCGGAACTGGATACCAGCGCCACCGGCACCCCCAGCGAGGAACTCGATATCGCCGGACATATCGGTGAGCTGACACCACAACAGTTCCGGGTGCTGATGATGGTCGCCGAAGGGCTGCTCAACAAGCAGATCGCCTTCGAGCTCGATATATCCGAGGCCACCGTCAAGGCACACATGACTGCCATCTTCCGCAAGCTGGGAGTAAGCAATCGCACGCATGCCGTGTTGCTGACTCAGCGGCTTTCGGTGGAAGCTCCCAACTCTTCCGACGCTCGGCCCTGA
- a CDS encoding DUF294 nucleotidyltransferase-like domain-containing protein, which translates to MPSADQVTGHAPETAILLDHVNQASDGRALADMASRMGRLMLKLQERKTGAAEIALAVSRVGRAVTDRLLALAERDLGPPPVAYAFIVAGSQARGEQIAGSDQDNGLILSNDYREDHHGSYFEQLADQVCSGLAEAGYRRCPGDIMAINPRWRRPLADWRGRFAQWIERADPDALLKVSIFFDLRCIRGEAGLLDQLREEVLGMTRSSTLFQPRLAAAALGFRPALGWFGRLRFHRDGDKQTMDLKRHGITPVVDLARVHALALGEAALSTRKRLKLATSANLISGDDADRLIDAFDHVGGIRIAHQCRRIRDGEHPDYQLRADEIDQRDRKALKRSLATIRDAQQAMARRYHAEAFR; encoded by the coding sequence ATGCCGAGCGCCGATCAGGTCACCGGCCACGCGCCGGAAACGGCAATACTGCTTGATCATGTCAACCAGGCCAGCGACGGGCGGGCGCTAGCCGACATGGCCTCGCGGATGGGCAGGTTGATGCTGAAGCTGCAAGAGCGCAAGACTGGAGCAGCGGAGATCGCGCTGGCCGTCAGCCGGGTCGGCCGCGCCGTGACCGACCGCCTGCTGGCGCTGGCCGAACGAGACCTGGGACCGCCGCCGGTGGCTTATGCCTTCATCGTTGCCGGATCGCAGGCCCGCGGCGAACAGATCGCCGGCTCCGACCAGGACAACGGTTTGATCCTGTCAAATGACTACCGCGAGGACCATCACGGCTCCTATTTCGAACAACTGGCCGACCAGGTCTGCAGCGGCCTGGCCGAGGCCGGCTATCGTCGCTGCCCCGGCGATATCATGGCCATCAATCCACGCTGGCGACGTCCTCTGGCCGACTGGCGGGGGCGCTTTGCCCAATGGATCGAACGCGCCGACCCGGACGCCCTGCTCAAGGTATCGATCTTTTTCGATTTGCGCTGCATTCGCGGCGAGGCCGGCCTGCTCGATCAGCTTCGTGAAGAAGTGCTCGGCATGACGCGCTCGTCAACGCTTTTCCAGCCCCGTCTGGCAGCCGCCGCGCTCGGGTTCCGGCCGGCGCTGGGCTGGTTCGGGAGACTGCGATTTCATCGTGATGGCGATAAACAGACCATGGATCTGAAACGCCATGGCATCACGCCGGTGGTCGACCTCGCCCGGGTTCATGCACTGGCGCTGGGCGAGGCGGCGTTGTCGACCCGCAAGCGCTTGAAGCTGGCTACGTCAGCCAACCTGATCAGCGGCGACGATGCCGACAGGCTCATCGATGCCTTCGACCATGTCGGCGGCATTCGCATCGCCCACCAGTGCCGCCGCATCCGCGACGGTGAACACCCGGACTACCAGCTACGCGCCGACGAGATCGATCAGCGCGACCGCAAGGCGCTGAAACGTTCCCTGGCAACCATCCGCGATGCCCAACAGGCCATGGCCCGGCGCTACCACGCCGAGGCATTCCGGTGA
- a CDS encoding sodium:solute symporter family protein → MDQFTLNLIVVGATFALYIGIAIWARAGTTADYYAASRGVNPVINGAATAADWMSAASFISMAGLIAFVGYGNSSFLMGWTGGYVLLALLLAPYLRKFGRFTVPEFIGDRFYSTTARIVAVICLLVISITYVIGQMTGAGVAFSRFLEVQNTTGLLIASTVVFIYAVLGGMKGITYTQLAQYCVLITAYTIPAVFISLQLTGNPVPPLGLFSTHAESSLPLLTKLDQVLTELGFHDYTGHHASTLNMVLFTLSLMVGTAGLPHVIIRFFTVPRVADARRSAGWALVFIALLYLTAPAVGAMAKLNIITTIYPDGTAEDPIRYDDKPDWMINWEQTGLLAFEDKNEDGRIQYYNDRSEEFQSVAKARGWEGNEIVTFNQDILVLANPEIANLPGWVLALIAAGGLAAALSTAAGLLLAISSAISHDLLKSVFMPKITDRQELMAARVSMAFAIGLATYLGMNPPGFAAQVVALAFGLAAATLFPALMMGIFSKKMNTQGAVAGMLVGLIATLLYIFTYLGWFFIRGTNMLPNEPDYWLFGISPLSFGAVGAILNFAAAIVVMKLTAPPPERIQELVESIRVPRGASGAVDH, encoded by the coding sequence ATGGACCAGTTCACACTCAACCTGATCGTCGTCGGCGCCACCTTTGCGCTCTATATCGGCATCGCCATCTGGGCGCGTGCCGGCACCACCGCCGACTATTACGCCGCCAGCCGCGGCGTCAACCCCGTCATCAATGGCGCGGCCACGGCCGCGGACTGGATGTCGGCCGCCTCGTTCATCTCCATGGCCGGGCTGATCGCCTTCGTCGGCTACGGCAACTCCAGCTTCCTGATGGGCTGGACCGGCGGCTACGTGCTGCTGGCCCTGCTGCTGGCACCGTACCTGAGAAAGTTCGGACGTTTCACCGTGCCCGAGTTCATCGGTGATCGTTTCTACTCGACCACCGCGCGCATCGTTGCCGTGATCTGCCTGCTGGTGATCTCGATTACCTACGTGATCGGCCAGATGACCGGCGCCGGCGTGGCCTTCTCGCGCTTTCTCGAAGTGCAGAACACCACCGGGCTGCTGATCGCCTCGACCGTGGTGTTCATCTACGCCGTGCTCGGCGGCATGAAGGGCATTACCTACACCCAGCTTGCCCAGTACTGCGTGCTGATCACTGCCTACACCATCCCGGCGGTGTTCATTTCGCTGCAACTGACCGGCAACCCGGTGCCGCCGCTGGGCCTGTTCTCCACCCACGCCGAGTCGAGCCTGCCGCTGTTGACCAAGCTCGACCAGGTGCTGACCGAACTGGGCTTCCATGACTACACCGGCCACCACGCCTCGACGCTCAACATGGTGCTTTTCACGCTGTCGCTGATGGTGGGCACGGCCGGTCTGCCGCACGTCATCATCCGCTTCTTCACCGTGCCGCGCGTGGCCGACGCCCGTCGCTCGGCCGGCTGGGCGCTGGTATTCATTGCGCTGCTGTATCTCACTGCCCCAGCCGTGGGCGCGATGGCCAAGCTCAACATCATCACCACCATCTATCCCGACGGCACGGCCGAAGATCCGATCCGCTACGACGACAAACCCGACTGGATGATCAACTGGGAACAGACCGGCCTGCTGGCCTTCGAGGACAAGAACGAGGACGGTCGCATCCAGTACTACAACGACCGCTCCGAGGAGTTCCAGTCCGTGGCCAAGGCGCGCGGCTGGGAAGGCAACGAAATCGTCACCTTCAACCAGGACATCCTGGTGCTGGCCAACCCCGAGATCGCCAACCTGCCCGGATGGGTGCTGGCCCTGATCGCCGCCGGTGGTCTGGCCGCGGCCCTGTCGACCGCCGCCGGCTTGTTGCTGGCCATCTCGTCGGCCATCAGCCATGACCTGCTCAAATCGGTCTTCATGCCGAAAATCACCGACCGGCAGGAGCTGATGGCGGCGCGCGTATCCATGGCCTTTGCCATCGGCCTGGCCACCTACCTGGGCATGAACCCGCCCGGCTTCGCCGCCCAGGTGGTGGCGCTGGCCTTCGGGCTGGCGGCGGCCACCCTGTTCCCTGCCCTGATGATGGGCATCTTCTCGAAGAAGATGAATACCCAGGGCGCGGTGGCCGGCATGCTGGTGGGTCTGATCGCCACCCTGCTCTACATCTTCACCTACCTGGGCTGGTTCTTCATTCGGGGCACCAACATGCTGCCCAATGAACCCGACTACTGGCTGTTCGGCATCTCGCCGCTGTCGTTCGGAGCCGTGGGCGCGATACTCAACTTCGCCGCCGCCATCGTGGTGATGAAGCTGACCGCCCCGCCGCCGGAGCGCATCCAGGAGCTGGTCGAATCCATCCGCGTCCCCCGCGGCGCCAGCGGTGCGGTCGATCACTGA
- a CDS encoding helix-turn-helix domain-containing protein produces MSIRINLDIELARNKMSLTELSERVGVSMTNLSLLKNGRVKAIRFSTLEAICRALGCQPGDLLEFVDEVQGRAEE; encoded by the coding sequence ATGTCCATACGCATCAATCTGGATATCGAGCTGGCGCGCAACAAGATGTCGCTGACCGAGCTGTCGGAGCGAGTCGGGGTGTCGATGACCAACCTGTCGCTGCTCAAGAACGGACGGGTCAAGGCCATTCGATTCTCCACGCTGGAAGCCATTTGTCGGGCGCTGGGCTGTCAGCCCGGTGATTTGCTTGAATTCGTCGATGAGGTGCAAGGGAGAGCAGAAGAATGA
- a CDS encoding DUF3817 domain-containing protein, whose protein sequence is MTWFRLISIAEGISLITLLFVAMPLRTLADMPMAVTWVGWIHGILFLNYAAASLIASHLRGWSIPKWLLVLGMGVVPFGFIYVDRMVRRETSSKEMAH, encoded by the coding sequence ATGACCTGGTTTCGCCTGATCAGCATCGCCGAAGGCATTTCCCTGATCACCCTGCTGTTCGTGGCCATGCCGCTGCGCACGCTGGCCGACATGCCCATGGCCGTTACCTGGGTGGGCTGGATCCACGGCATTCTGTTCCTGAACTATGCTGCCGCCAGCCTGATCGCCAGCCACCTGCGCGGCTGGTCGATACCGAAGTGGCTGCTGGTACTGGGAATGGGCGTGGTGCCATTCGGTTTCATCTATGTAGATCGCATGGTTCGCCGCGAAACCTCTTCGAAGGAGATGGCGCACTAA
- a CDS encoding PAS domain-containing hybrid sensor histidine kinase/response regulator — MFSATLIILVSLAYVALLFLVAWWGDRRSVQGRPLFSQPVIYSLSLAVYCTSWTFYGAVGQAATTGWDFLPVYLGPLLVFAVFGGFVLRVVRISKEQNVTSISDFLASRFGKTQRLAVLVTVVAVLGVLPYIALQLKGIAMGFNLLTSDPGATTVLPEEPGPILDTALLIALLLAVFTILFGTRQLDATEHHPGLMLAVAFESLVKLLAFLAVGVFVTWAMFDGLDTLNPFTVDDALVASMFAPENLRLSFLTIMVLAMLAAFCLPRQFHVAVVESTSERDVRWARVLFPAYLVLIALFIVPVAVAGLLTFGEGVSPDTFMLTLPMAADQEWLTLLSMLGGFSAATGMVIVAAVALSIMVSNDIVMPALLRNRQAVARSDADLGRLLLMVRRIVIVALLLLAWGYYRLFGYEESLAGIGLLSFAAVAQFGPLVVAAVYWRGANRPGAMAGLTTGFVVWFYCLMLPVILRGTGVLPGWLETGPAGLTWLHPEALFGIAFDDRLSHGVFWSLTLNVCALVIGSLAGRERPIDRIQANAFMGAAGGTTTSVLPRTGIATVADFMDLTRRFLGERRTRETFDDYAGQRGRELAIDQPADGELVRHTERVLSGVIGASSARQVLSSALAGSGMPFDAVVNLLDQTSEKLKFRQELLQSAMENLSEAVSVVDADLRLVAWNRAYLEMFEYPEGLIHIGRPIEDVLRYNASQGRLGAGEQEELIARRLDWLKKRSPHFYERVGTDGRVIEIRGNPMPGGGFVTSFTDITERKRTEEALRESERRLTEAKEGLEKRVAERTRELTELNEELRREVTVRARVEEALRVAKQEADEANQSKTRFLAAASHDLLQPLNAARLFASALDQQDRLDDEQRHLVERLAGSLDSAEQLLSALLDISRLDAGAMPTSVREFSIAEIFDPLYAEFSAIARERGLAFSKVDSRARVVSDPKLLRRVLQNFLSNALRYTESGRVLLGCRRRAGILSIQVIDTGPGIPADQTEAIFREFHRLQGSRGRGQRGLGLGLAIVERIARMLDHPVSVRSEPGHGTCFAIDVPLGQDGEVAHAARSGPRRSARDLAGLVVLCIDNEPEILSGMASLIEPWGCQVHTASDEDEVAEVVDRLVGGPDIILADYHLDDEKNGIDLVSRIRARYDSAIPAILITADQTETVRNEARAQDCRVLHKPIRPAALRALLGRLVDTTKHGSD, encoded by the coding sequence TTGTTCTCCGCCACGCTCATCATTCTGGTTTCGCTGGCCTACGTGGCGCTGCTGTTTCTGGTCGCCTGGTGGGGTGACCGGCGCTCGGTCCAGGGGCGCCCGCTGTTCTCCCAGCCGGTGATCTACTCGCTGTCGCTGGCCGTTTACTGCACCTCCTGGACCTTCTACGGCGCGGTCGGCCAGGCCGCCACCACCGGCTGGGATTTCCTGCCGGTCTATCTCGGTCCCCTGCTGGTGTTTGCCGTGTTCGGCGGCTTTGTGCTGCGCGTGGTACGCATCAGCAAGGAACAGAACGTCACCTCGATCTCCGACTTTCTCGCCTCGCGTTTCGGCAAGACCCAGCGCCTGGCCGTGCTGGTCACCGTGGTCGCCGTGCTGGGTGTGCTGCCTTACATCGCCCTGCAGCTCAAGGGCATCGCCATGGGCTTCAACCTGCTCACCAGCGATCCCGGTGCGACCACCGTGTTGCCGGAAGAACCGGGTCCGATTCTCGATACCGCCTTGCTGATTGCCCTGCTGCTGGCCGTGTTCACCATCCTGTTCGGCACGCGCCAGCTCGATGCCACCGAGCACCATCCGGGACTGATGCTGGCGGTGGCCTTCGAGTCGCTGGTCAAGTTGCTGGCCTTTCTCGCCGTCGGGGTGTTCGTGACCTGGGCGATGTTCGATGGGCTCGATACGCTCAATCCGTTCACGGTCGACGATGCGCTGGTCGCGAGCATGTTCGCGCCGGAAAATCTCAGGCTGAGCTTTCTCACCATCATGGTGCTGGCCATGCTGGCGGCCTTCTGTCTGCCGCGTCAGTTTCATGTTGCCGTGGTCGAGTCGACCAGCGAGCGTGACGTGCGCTGGGCGCGCGTGCTGTTTCCCGCCTACCTGGTGCTGATCGCCCTGTTCATCGTGCCGGTGGCCGTGGCCGGCCTGCTGACTTTCGGCGAGGGCGTGTCGCCCGACACCTTCATGCTGACCCTGCCCATGGCGGCCGACCAGGAATGGCTGACCCTGCTGTCCATGCTCGGCGGATTCTCCGCGGCCACCGGCATGGTCATCGTGGCGGCGGTGGCGCTGTCGATCATGGTGTCGAACGATATCGTCATGCCGGCCCTGCTGCGCAACCGACAGGCCGTGGCGCGCAGCGATGCCGACCTCGGCCGGCTGCTGCTGATGGTGCGGCGTATTGTCATTGTTGCCCTGCTGCTGCTTGCCTGGGGTTACTACCGGCTGTTCGGCTACGAGGAAAGCCTGGCAGGAATCGGTCTGCTGTCGTTTGCCGCGGTCGCCCAGTTCGGGCCGCTGGTGGTGGCTGCCGTGTACTGGCGCGGCGCCAATCGTCCCGGGGCCATGGCCGGGCTGACGACCGGTTTTGTCGTGTGGTTCTATTGCCTGATGCTGCCGGTGATCCTGCGTGGCACCGGGGTGTTGCCGGGCTGGCTGGAGACCGGTCCGGCGGGACTGACCTGGCTGCACCCCGAAGCGCTGTTCGGAATTGCTTTCGACGACCGTCTCAGTCACGGCGTGTTCTGGTCACTGACGTTGAATGTCTGTGCCCTGGTCATCGGCTCGCTGGCCGGGCGTGAACGTCCCATCGACCGCATCCAGGCCAATGCCTTCATGGGCGCGGCCGGCGGCACCACCACCAGCGTGTTGCCACGCACCGGTATTGCCACGGTGGCCGACTTCATGGACCTGACCCGGCGCTTTCTCGGCGAGCGGCGCACGCGCGAGACCTTTGATGATTACGCCGGTCAGCGCGGACGGGAACTCGCGATCGATCAGCCGGCCGACGGCGAGCTGGTCCGCCACACCGAGCGTGTGCTTTCGGGCGTGATCGGGGCGAGTTCGGCGCGCCAGGTACTGTCCTCGGCGCTGGCCGGTTCCGGCATGCCCTTCGATGCGGTGGTCAACCTGCTCGACCAGACCTCCGAGAAATTGAAATTCCGCCAGGAGTTGCTGCAATCGGCCATGGAGAATCTGTCCGAGGCGGTCAGCGTGGTCGATGCCGACCTGCGGCTGGTGGCCTGGAACCGTGCCTACCTGGAGATGTTCGAGTACCCGGAAGGCCTGATTCACATCGGCCGGCCGATCGAGGACGTGCTGCGCTACAACGCCAGCCAGGGACGGCTGGGCGCGGGCGAACAGGAGGAGTTGATCGCGCGCCGCCTCGACTGGCTGAAGAAGCGCAGCCCGCATTTCTACGAGCGCGTGGGTACCGATGGCCGGGTGATCGAGATCCGCGGCAATCCCATGCCCGGCGGCGGCTTTGTCACCAGTTTTACCGACATCACCGAGCGCAAACGCACCGAAGAGGCCTTGCGCGAGAGCGAGCGGCGCCTGACCGAGGCCAAGGAAGGACTGGAAAAGCGCGTGGCCGAGCGCACGCGCGAACTGACCGAGCTCAACGAGGAGCTGCGCCGGGAGGTGACGGTGCGCGCCCGCGTCGAGGAAGCCCTGCGCGTGGCCAAGCAGGAGGCCGACGAGGCCAACCAGTCCAAGACCCGTTTCCTGGCCGCGGCCAGCCACGACCTGCTGCAACCGCTCAATGCCGCGCGCCTGTTCGCATCGGCCCTGGATCAGCAGGACCGGCTCGACGACGAGCAGCGCCACCTGGTCGAACGCCTGGCCGGCTCGCTCGACAGTGCCGAGCAACTGCTCTCGGCACTGCTCGATATCTCGCGCCTGGATGCCGGCGCCATGCCGACCTCGGTTCGTGAATTCTCGATTGCCGAGATCTTCGATCCCCTGTATGCGGAATTCTCGGCCATTGCCCGTGAACGCGGGCTGGCGTTCTCCAAGGTCGACAGCCGGGCGCGGGTGGTCTCCGATCCCAAGCTGCTGCGGCGCGTGCTGCAGAACTTCCTGTCCAATGCGCTGCGCTACACCGAATCCGGCCGGGTGCTATTGGGCTGTCGTCGTCGGGCGGGCATTCTGAGCATCCAGGTCATCGATACCGGGCCCGGTATTCCGGCCGACCAGACCGAGGCGATCTTCCGCGAGTTTCATCGCCTGCAAGGCTCGCGCGGTCGCGGCCAACGCGGTCTCGGGCTGGGACTGGCTATCGTCGAACGTATCGCACGCATGCTCGACCATCCCGTCAGCGTGCGTTCCGAGCCCGGACACGGCACCTGTTTTGCCATCGATGTGCCGTTGGGGCAGGACGGGGAAGTGGCGCATGCCGCACGCAGTGGACCGCGTCGCTCTGCCCGCGATCTGGCCGGGCTGGTGGTGCTGTGCATCGACAACGAGCCGGAGATTCTGTCCGGCATGGCCTCGTTGATCGAACCCTGGGGCTGTCAAGTGCACACTGCCAGCGACGAGGACGAAGTGGCCGAGGTTGTTGATCGCCTGGTTGGCGGCCCCGACATCATCCTGGCCGACTACCATCTCGACGACGAAAAGAACGGCATCGACCTGGTCAGCCGTATCCGGGCGCGTTACGACAGCGCCATCCCCGCCATCCTGATTACCGCCGACCAGACCGAGACCGTGCGCAACGAGGCACGCGCCCAGGACTGCCGCGTGCTGCACAAACCCATCCGCCCGGCAGCACTGCGCGCACTGCTGGGACGGCTGGTCGATACCACAAAGCATGGTAGTGATTGA